A portion of the Ferrimonas lipolytica genome contains these proteins:
- a CDS encoding TonB-dependent receptor — protein sequence MRRSIIALAVVSSLAIAQEQPIETITVTADLRNIELNQLPGSATVIDEVQLQDEGGEHFEQILDNIPNLNWSGATSRPRYFQIRGVGEQEEYQGAPNSSVGFIVDDIDLSGLGMAASLYDLEQVEVLRGPQGTQYGANALAGLIYVKSQDPTEAVESGISVTLAEDSQQTYGGYVSGALTDSLSARTVFHLNQQDGFRDNQYLGKDDTNKRDELTFRTKLLWQPTDSFDAKLTFLHANLDNGYDTWTLDNNGYNSSSDEPGEDSQRTNGASLNMRFGVNDKMSLRTITSWTNTHATNSFDGDWSNPDYWSGKECDDYAGGTEACQYDYTWAKDQQRDTLSQEIRLSSEEAGRIFAGSTDWLVGIYGSRLRETNDLESFYNGFTDEMLKSDFESESVAIFGQLDSELGKWLLSFGLRFEHRDVEYKDDSGEDFAPDEDMWGGHISATYRWNDQHNSYVRVARGYKAGGFNMGLPDYLTTNTEYDSETLYNYEIGLKSTWLDGDLRSNVSLFYMDRKDQQVEASIQDPEDPQRFILYTNNATDSSNYGAEIELSYQLHRNLELHGSAGWLETEYDDYVVQLSETESRDLSGRDLAHAPNYQFAIGATYRNDQGWFANVNLSGKDEFYYSDTNDSTSDSYQVLDAKVGYEASDWSVYVWGRNLTDEEYGVRGFYFGNEPDLGWADKQYIRYGDPQQLGVTFNYHFM from the coding sequence ATGCGACGCTCTATTATTGCTTTGGCTGTAGTTTCTTCATTGGCCATCGCCCAAGAACAACCGATTGAAACCATTACTGTTACCGCAGATCTGCGTAACATCGAACTAAACCAGCTGCCTGGTTCTGCCACTGTTATCGACGAAGTTCAGCTTCAAGATGAAGGCGGTGAGCACTTTGAACAGATCCTCGATAATATCCCCAACCTTAACTGGTCTGGCGCTACCTCGCGTCCGCGTTACTTCCAGATCCGCGGTGTTGGTGAGCAAGAGGAATATCAAGGGGCACCGAATAGCTCCGTTGGCTTTATTGTTGATGATATCGACTTATCCGGGTTGGGCATGGCGGCGAGCCTGTACGATCTCGAGCAGGTTGAAGTGTTGCGCGGCCCGCAAGGCACTCAATATGGTGCCAACGCACTGGCTGGTCTTATCTATGTGAAAAGCCAAGACCCAACCGAAGCGGTAGAGTCGGGTATCAGCGTCACCTTGGCAGAAGACAGTCAGCAAACCTACGGTGGTTACGTTTCTGGTGCCTTGACCGATAGCCTTAGCGCTCGGACCGTGTTTCACCTCAACCAGCAAGATGGCTTTCGCGATAACCAATACCTAGGCAAAGACGACACCAACAAGCGCGATGAATTGACCTTCCGTACCAAGTTGTTATGGCAGCCGACAGACAGTTTTGATGCCAAGCTGACCTTCCTTCATGCCAATCTCGACAATGGCTACGATACTTGGACCTTGGACAACAATGGTTACAATAGTTCGAGCGACGAGCCTGGTGAAGACTCGCAGCGCACGAACGGTGCCTCGCTCAATATGCGCTTTGGTGTTAATGACAAGATGTCGCTGCGTACCATTACCAGTTGGACTAATACCCACGCAACTAACTCATTTGATGGTGACTGGTCTAACCCAGACTATTGGAGCGGCAAAGAGTGTGATGATTATGCTGGCGGCACTGAAGCGTGCCAATATGATTACACTTGGGCGAAAGATCAGCAGCGTGACACCTTAAGCCAAGAGATCCGTTTGAGTTCGGAAGAAGCAGGGCGGATCTTTGCCGGCAGCACCGACTGGTTAGTTGGCATCTACGGCAGTCGCCTGCGCGAGACTAACGATCTTGAAAGCTTCTACAATGGCTTTACTGATGAGATGTTAAAGTCCGATTTTGAATCGGAAAGCGTTGCAATATTTGGTCAGTTAGATAGTGAACTGGGCAAATGGTTACTCTCTTTTGGGTTGCGTTTCGAACATCGAGACGTTGAATATAAAGATGATTCCGGTGAAGACTTTGCGCCAGATGAAGACATGTGGGGTGGTCATATCTCGGCGACTTATCGCTGGAACGATCAACACAACAGCTACGTTCGAGTGGCTCGTGGCTATAAAGCCGGTGGCTTTAATATGGGCCTACCGGACTATTTGACCACCAATACCGAGTACGACTCTGAAACTCTCTATAACTACGAAATTGGCCTAAAGAGCACTTGGCTCGATGGCGATCTACGTAGCAATGTTTCACTGTTCTATATGGACCGGAAAGACCAACAGGTTGAAGCATCAATTCAAGACCCAGAGGATCCGCAGCGCTTCATTCTTTATACCAATAACGCCACCGATTCGAGTAACTACGGTGCTGAGATTGAGCTGAGCTATCAACTGCATCGTAACTTGGAACTGCATGGCAGCGCGGGGTGGCTAGAGACCGAATACGATGATTACGTGGTTCAGCTGAGTGAAACTGAATCTCGTGACCTATCTGGTCGTGACTTGGCTCATGCGCCGAATTACCAGTTTGCTATTGGCGCGACCTACCGTAACGATCAAGGTTGGTTTGCCAATGTAAACCTGAGTGGTAAAGATGAGTTTTATTACTCAGACACCAATGACTCCACTTCTGACTCCTACCAAGTACTTGATGCTAAAGTAGGCTACGAAGCAAGCGACTGGTCGGTGTACGTCTGGGGACGTAACCTTACCGATGAAGAGTATGGCGTCCGCGGCTTCTACTTCGGCAATGAACCGGATCTCGGTTGGGCCGACAAACAGTACATTCGCTACGGTGATCCGCAGCAACTTGGCGTAACCTTTAACTACCACTTCATGTAA
- a CDS encoding YkoF family thiamine/hydroxymethylpyrimidine-binding protein has protein sequence MQLSVEISLYPLQDNYLEIIKWFIDRVDAYPDVQRLTNGMSTQLGGDYDVVMALLATEMKAAHQQWGRGVFVCKFIPGGVNLDHSE, from the coding sequence ATGCAGTTAAGTGTCGAAATTAGCCTTTACCCATTGCAGGATAACTACTTAGAGATCATTAAGTGGTTTATCGATCGTGTTGACGCCTACCCAGACGTACAACGACTTACCAACGGCATGAGCACCCAGCTTGGCGGCGATTACGACGTGGTGATGGCGTTGTTGGCAACCGAGATGAAAGCGGCTCATCAGCAGTGGGGCCGTGGTGTGTTTGTCTGCAAGTTTATTCCTGGCGGGGTTAATCTTGACCACAGTGAGTGA
- the pnuC gene encoding nicotinamide riboside transporter PnuC, translating into MAGLILTTVSDWLSGILADAAIMTGWEAVAVVLAIAYLLLAMKQSLWCWAAAAISTTIYIVLFWHVSLLMESALSIFYLVMAAVGFYQWRFGGNRGEGTPLIRWSVNKHLSVIGTTALLGIGLGYVMATQTSADFAYLDAQTTCFAVVGTWMLAKKVVENWLYWVVIDLVSIYLYFNKGLMLTSALFVAYVVLAYIAYRQWQQQLEQQQNQPNDGQLNPA; encoded by the coding sequence CTGGCGGGGTTAATCTTGACCACAGTGAGTGATTGGTTAAGCGGCATCTTGGCAGATGCCGCTATCATGACCGGTTGGGAAGCGGTAGCGGTGGTGCTAGCAATTGCTTATCTCTTGTTAGCCATGAAACAAAGTCTGTGGTGTTGGGCTGCTGCGGCCATAAGTACCACGATATACATTGTCCTGTTTTGGCATGTAAGCCTGTTGATGGAGTCTGCACTGAGCATTTTCTATCTAGTGATGGCCGCTGTTGGTTTTTATCAATGGCGTTTTGGTGGTAATCGGGGCGAAGGTACCCCATTGATCCGCTGGAGTGTTAACAAACACCTTAGTGTTATTGGTACCACCGCACTGCTAGGCATTGGCTTGGGTTACGTTATGGCGACTCAAACCTCCGCTGATTTTGCCTATCTTGATGCGCAAACCACCTGTTTTGCCGTGGTTGGCACCTGGATGTTGGCGAAGAAAGTGGTTGAGAATTGGTTGTATTGGGTGGTGATCGACTTAGTCTCTATCTACCTCTATTTCAACAAAGGATTAATGCTTACTTCTGCCTTGTTTGTCGCCTATGTGGTGCTGGCATACATCGCTTATCGCCAGTGGCAGCAACAGTTAGAACAACAGCAAAACCAGCCGAATGACGGTCAACTTAACCCAGCCTAA
- a CDS encoding phosphotransferase, with protein MTVNLTQPKMMWHQAMPHIPLQHIEPLNGATVNQLFLVTADGRQWVLRLHAAAAVVDRIQEREQWYLAAAAGLAPELHYWSADNGFCISELGGSNPNKLESAPLLRLLNRLHQLAPITPPISYCDQIERYLSGVSSAPLAQWLALQQQWQQQLYRSELAPCFCHHDLHAGNILERQQHYLAIDFEYASFGHPLFDVAVARAQLPIEQQQQFVVEYYALRQLPYTANEQRALRAATALWHLTNCAWSLAQLHQVGTHSDTVAINKWCKNSKDWLSLNMVS; from the coding sequence ATGACGGTCAACTTAACCCAGCCTAAAATGATGTGGCATCAAGCGATGCCACATATCCCGTTGCAACATATCGAACCGCTTAACGGTGCCACCGTAAACCAATTGTTTTTGGTTACCGCCGATGGCCGTCAATGGGTGCTGCGGTTGCATGCCGCTGCTGCTGTGGTTGATAGAATTCAAGAGCGAGAACAATGGTACTTGGCTGCTGCCGCTGGCCTTGCACCAGAGTTACATTATTGGTCAGCTGATAACGGCTTTTGCATCAGCGAACTTGGCGGTTCTAACCCTAACAAACTAGAGTCAGCCCCGTTGCTGCGGTTACTTAATAGGTTGCACCAATTAGCCCCGATAACGCCACCAATAAGCTATTGCGATCAGATAGAGCGCTACCTTAGCGGCGTGAGTAGTGCCCCTTTAGCTCAGTGGCTGGCGCTACAGCAACAGTGGCAACAACAACTATACCGCAGTGAGCTAGCCCCCTGTTTTTGTCATCATGATCTTCACGCAGGCAATATCCTTGAGCGGCAACAACATTATCTCGCCATCGATTTCGAGTATGCCTCATTTGGCCATCCACTGTTTGATGTCGCGGTGGCACGTGCACAGTTACCAATTGAGCAGCAACAGCAATTCGTTGTTGAGTACTATGCTCTGCGTCAATTGCCATACACAGCTAACGAACAGCGAGCTTTGCGAGCGGCGACCGCGCTGTGGCACCTGACTAACTGCGCTTGGTCATTGGCGCAACTCCATCAAGTCGGGACACATTCAGATACAGTCGCGATAAATAAATGGTGTAAAAACAGCAAGGATTGGCTTAGCTTGAATATGGTTAGCTGA
- a CDS encoding DUF6279 family lipoprotein, with the protein MQRGLIVAILLIFLAGCSARFVYNWMDWIVPWEVDDYVDLSRDQTKALDQLIESTLAWHRVNELPQYVQHIDDLEAALEQPMTPERVQSQLDRFEEHWNRLYQHLVPDVIPALQDLTDEQVQQIIDTAQDEEDELRQEYQDLTIDERIEKSNKSMKKGMKKRIGRLSEQQQQLIEQFNDSRHRSLKEWFSYRDRYMQLLILGLTERADSEKLAQRLRLLLIDYDELKSLEHKKILDFNRQLLVVYLADMHSSLSNKQLKRLVEDLDSLREDFIYLQRAQ; encoded by the coding sequence GTGCAGCGCGGACTAATAGTAGCCATTTTGTTGATTTTCCTTGCCGGATGCTCGGCTCGATTTGTCTATAACTGGATGGATTGGATTGTGCCTTGGGAAGTTGATGATTATGTCGATTTAAGCCGTGATCAAACTAAGGCGCTGGATCAACTGATTGAGTCAACCTTAGCATGGCACCGAGTTAATGAGCTGCCCCAATACGTACAACACATTGATGATCTTGAAGCGGCGTTAGAGCAACCGATGACGCCTGAACGAGTACAGAGCCAACTCGACCGATTCGAAGAGCACTGGAATCGCCTATACCAACACCTCGTTCCTGATGTTATCCCTGCGCTACAAGATCTGACCGATGAACAGGTGCAGCAGATCATCGACACTGCCCAAGATGAAGAGGATGAGTTGCGGCAGGAGTATCAAGATCTCACCATCGACGAGCGGATCGAAAAATCCAATAAATCGATGAAGAAGGGGATGAAGAAACGCATCGGCCGTTTGAGCGAGCAACAACAGCAACTGATTGAACAGTTCAACGACAGTCGCCATCGTTCACTCAAAGAGTGGTTTAGCTATCGCGACCGTTACATGCAACTGTTGATTTTGGGCTTAACAGAGCGGGCTGATAGTGAAAAGTTAGCGCAACGCTTGCGGTTATTATTGATTGATTACGATGAGCTTAAGTCGCTAGAACATAAAAAGATTCTCGACTTTAATCGACAATTGTTGGTGGTTTATCTAGCGGATATGCACAGTTCGCTCAGCAATAAACAACTAAAGCGGTTAGTAGAGGACCTCGATTCACTACGAGAGGACTTTATATATCTGCAACGGGCGCAATAA
- a CDS encoding DoxX family protein codes for MTAITQLWHRFFSQTQVAEGLAPLALRLYLAPVLMQAGYNKLSAFEDTAAWFGNPDWGLGLPFPELMTALAAGTELFGGALLVIGLFTRLVAIPMMVTMLVAAFAVHWQNGWLAIADASSWLANERVLDSVEKLDRAKVILQENGNYDWLTSSGSVVVLNNGIEFAITYFVMLLALYFMGGGKYTSVDYYLTRKQ; via the coding sequence ATGACAGCAATTACCCAATTGTGGCACCGTTTTTTTTCTCAAACCCAAGTGGCTGAAGGCTTAGCACCGTTGGCACTACGGTTATACCTCGCGCCGGTGTTAATGCAGGCCGGCTACAACAAACTCAGTGCCTTTGAAGACACCGCGGCGTGGTTTGGTAACCCAGATTGGGGCTTAGGTTTGCCCTTTCCTGAGTTGATGACGGCATTGGCTGCCGGTACTGAATTGTTTGGCGGAGCGCTGCTCGTGATTGGCCTATTTACTCGACTGGTGGCGATCCCAATGATGGTTACCATGTTGGTGGCTGCGTTTGCGGTGCATTGGCAAAATGGCTGGTTAGCGATTGCCGATGCTAGCTCGTGGTTGGCGAATGAGCGCGTACTCGACTCGGTTGAAAAGCTAGATCGCGCTAAAGTCATTTTGCAAGAGAACGGCAACTACGATTGGCTAACTAGCTCCGGCAGTGTAGTGGTGTTGAACAATGGTATCGAATTCGCCATTACCTATTTTGTTATGCTACTTGCGCTGTACTTTATGGGCGGTGGCAAGTACACCAGTGTGGATTATTACTTAACTCGAAAGCAGTAA
- a CDS encoding DNA-3-methyladenine glycosylase 2 family protein produces MTTLTLSSQQCRQARLAKDPRFDGRFFTGVHSTKIYCRSVCPVHPPLEKNVSYFATPAEAEQAGLRPCLRCRPELAPPGADWRKHQPRLSRAVTLLHSHDVTSVRELAQACYLSERQLRRLFQQHLGVSPLQALQTHRLLQAKQLLTDSSLTITEVAYASGYQSVRRFNDAFVQHYRLAPSRFRQQTDVSESSALVLRLPFRRPFDYQNLLGFFEARAIDGVEWVEDGRFHKRLSPSQNMMVEMGEQQLLVTLTGVAPQHLPDYRLRLRRMWDLDADPLIIATDLNKQPSMAALVEAYPGLRLAAYWDGWEALLRAILGQQVTIEAGRKLLSKLVAIHTDAGGFGLPSPQQLLSLDIAPLGIPGSRKQTLYRVAAAAVDWDLHRWPDVERLSEPLLAVKGVGPWTVAYWRLRSGMDSDSLPSGDVVLRKAAAQQGLANDAAELEVVAQLWRPWRSYATNLLWRSTVEGNDVL; encoded by the coding sequence ATGACCACGTTAACGCTCTCCTCCCAACAGTGTCGGCAGGCACGACTCGCCAAAGATCCCCGTTTCGACGGGCGCTTTTTTACCGGTGTTCACAGCACCAAAATCTATTGCCGCAGTGTTTGCCCTGTGCACCCACCGCTTGAGAAGAATGTCAGTTATTTTGCTACCCCAGCAGAAGCAGAGCAGGCTGGCTTGCGCCCATGCTTACGCTGCCGCCCTGAGTTGGCACCGCCAGGGGCAGATTGGCGCAAGCATCAACCTCGACTTAGCCGCGCGGTGACGTTATTGCACAGCCATGACGTTACCAGCGTAAGGGAGCTAGCCCAAGCCTGCTATTTGAGCGAGCGGCAACTGCGGCGGTTGTTTCAGCAACATCTTGGTGTATCGCCTTTGCAGGCACTGCAAACCCATAGATTATTGCAAGCTAAGCAGCTATTGACCGACTCAAGTTTAACTATTACTGAAGTGGCGTACGCCAGTGGCTACCAGAGTGTGCGTCGGTTTAATGATGCTTTTGTGCAACACTATCGCTTGGCACCAAGCCGTTTTCGTCAGCAGACTGATGTCAGTGAGAGCAGTGCGCTGGTATTGCGACTGCCGTTTCGCCGGCCCTTTGATTATCAGAACCTGCTTGGTTTTTTCGAAGCTCGAGCGATTGATGGGGTTGAGTGGGTTGAGGATGGCCGATTTCATAAACGCCTTAGCCCGTCACAAAACATGATGGTTGAGATGGGGGAACAGCAGTTGCTGGTCACCCTGACTGGAGTCGCTCCCCAGCATTTACCAGATTATCGGCTCCGTCTCCGGCGGATGTGGGATCTGGATGCTGACCCGCTGATTATTGCAACTGATTTGAATAAGCAGCCGTCAATGGCGGCGTTGGTCGAGGCCTACCCAGGCTTGCGTTTAGCGGCATACTGGGATGGTTGGGAAGCGCTACTGCGAGCGATTCTTGGGCAGCAAGTCACTATCGAAGCAGGGCGTAAGTTGTTATCGAAACTGGTTGCTATCCACACTGATGCAGGCGGTTTTGGCTTACCGTCGCCGCAACAATTACTGAGTTTGGATATCGCTCCATTGGGAATACCCGGTAGCCGCAAGCAAACCCTTTATCGAGTTGCTGCCGCGGCAGTCGATTGGGATCTCCATCGCTGGCCAGATGTTGAACGGCTGAGCGAACCATTATTAGCGGTTAAGGGAGTAGGGCCGTGGACAGTAGCTTATTGGCGTTTACGTAGTGGGATGGACTCGGATAGTTTACCCAGCGGTGATGTGGTGCTGCGTAAAGCAGCGGCACAGCAGGGATTGGCTAACGATGCAGCTGAGTTAGAAGTCGTGGCTCAGTTATGGCGCCCTTGGCGAAGTTATGCCACTAATTTATTGTGGCGCAGTACAGTAGAAGGTAATGATGTTTTATAG
- a CDS encoding methylated-DNA--[protein]-cysteine S-methyltransferase, translating into MFYSELVTPLGKVLIVGDEQGLRQVAFQHGAQPQRIEADWQRNDQALAQARQQLCQYFAGERQQFELTLAPKGTEFQQQVWRALVEIPYGQTASYGEVANQIGKPKAVRALGAANGKNPLAVVVPCHRVIGANGTLTGYAGGLALKAQLLQLEQPDLLR; encoded by the coding sequence ATGTTTTATAGTGAATTAGTAACCCCATTGGGAAAGGTTCTAATTGTTGGTGATGAACAAGGGCTGCGACAGGTTGCCTTTCAGCACGGGGCACAACCGCAGCGTATCGAAGCGGATTGGCAGCGCAACGACCAGGCACTGGCCCAAGCACGACAGCAGTTATGCCAATACTTTGCCGGTGAGCGACAGCAGTTCGAGCTAACGCTCGCGCCTAAAGGGACTGAATTTCAACAGCAAGTATGGCGCGCCTTGGTGGAGATCCCTTATGGGCAGACTGCCAGTTATGGCGAGGTTGCCAACCAGATTGGCAAACCTAAAGCGGTGCGGGCACTCGGTGCGGCTAACGGTAAAAACCCACTGGCGGTGGTGGTGCCGTGTCACCGAGTAATTGGTGCCAACGGTACCTTGACTGGCTATGCCGGTGGGCTCGCTTTAAAAGCGCAGTTGTTGCAGTTGGAACAACCTGATCTACTGCGTTAA
- a CDS encoding NAD(P)H nitroreductase yields MDAQQLLLNRHSQPRLTEPGPNPDQLQLILQAALRAPDHAMLKPYEFVVAQEEGLNRLGEIFFESAQASGDSGESLARARLLPTRAPMVITVIAKVTEHPKVPPIEQHLTAGCALLQMQQMALALGLGGVWRSGNFARDNVVRDAFGLQQQDEIVGFLYLGTPVKATQPTTAKAITPYWRLL; encoded by the coding sequence ATGGATGCGCAACAACTTCTTCTTAATCGTCACTCTCAGCCTCGATTAACTGAGCCGGGCCCTAATCCTGACCAACTACAACTGATTCTGCAGGCGGCGTTGCGGGCGCCAGATCACGCCATGCTTAAACCGTACGAATTTGTGGTCGCGCAGGAAGAAGGGTTGAACCGCTTAGGTGAGATCTTTTTCGAGTCAGCCCAAGCCAGCGGAGACAGTGGTGAGAGTTTGGCTCGAGCTCGATTGTTACCGACTCGAGCACCAATGGTGATTACGGTAATCGCTAAGGTGACCGAGCACCCGAAGGTCCCACCGATAGAACAGCACCTTACGGCTGGTTGCGCATTGTTGCAGATGCAGCAGATGGCGTTAGCACTTGGCTTGGGTGGCGTTTGGCGTAGCGGAAATTTTGCCCGGGATAATGTGGTCCGCGACGCGTTCGGGCTGCAACAACAGGATGAGATTGTTGGCTTTCTTTATCTTGGTACTCCAGTTAAAGCCACTCAGCCAACCACAGCCAAAGCAATCACTCCCTACTGGCGCCTGTTGTAG
- a CDS encoding SMP-30/gluconolactonase/LRE family protein has translation MSAWKLSIASLLVATLVYLSSWPVPINPMSWQPPSDRGYQAPFSSNQQLAALTTIATPFPGPETLAADNRGKVYFGLSNGDIGCIINGELKIVSNTGGRPLGLQFDRHNNLYIADAHQGLLRLEPNGTLTKVLTEVGGQALIYANSVAIAADGTLYLSESTTRHAAQQYGTYQASMIDVNEHAGSGRVIQFDPVTGTATVILTGLNFANGVALADNDRSLLVAETGHYRVLKLHLKGDNQGQAEVLLDNLPGFPDNLSRADDGTYWLGLVSPRNALLDWLANKPQLRKMIQRLPATIRPQATRYGHVVGFDQRGQIRFNLQDPQGGYAHVTGALLQGDTLYLSSLHQPAIALLPWPLIAND, from the coding sequence ATGTCTGCATGGAAGCTAAGCATTGCATCGCTGCTGGTTGCAACTCTGGTCTATCTCAGTTCATGGCCAGTGCCAATTAACCCCATGTCATGGCAGCCACCGAGCGATCGGGGCTATCAGGCGCCATTTAGCTCCAACCAACAGCTCGCTGCACTAACAACGATAGCAACACCATTCCCAGGGCCAGAGACCTTAGCTGCAGATAACCGGGGTAAGGTTTACTTCGGCTTAAGCAACGGCGACATTGGTTGCATCATTAATGGCGAGCTGAAGATTGTTAGCAACACCGGAGGTCGGCCACTGGGATTGCAATTCGACCGACATAACAATCTCTACATTGCCGATGCTCACCAAGGTCTATTGCGGTTAGAACCCAATGGCACCTTGACGAAGGTACTGACCGAGGTTGGTGGCCAAGCGCTTATCTACGCCAACTCAGTGGCGATTGCCGCCGATGGCACCCTATATCTTAGTGAATCCACGACCCGACACGCGGCGCAGCAATATGGCACCTATCAAGCCAGCATGATCGACGTTAACGAACATGCGGGCAGCGGTCGAGTCATTCAGTTTGATCCCGTGACAGGGACGGCCACGGTCATCTTAACCGGGCTTAACTTTGCCAACGGCGTAGCATTAGCGGATAACGACCGCAGCCTATTAGTCGCGGAGACTGGACATTATCGAGTATTAAAGCTGCACCTAAAGGGCGATAACCAAGGCCAAGCGGAAGTACTACTCGACAACTTACCGGGCTTTCCCGATAACCTAAGCCGCGCCGATGATGGCACCTATTGGCTCGGGCTGGTCTCACCTCGTAATGCCCTATTGGATTGGTTGGCTAACAAGCCACAGCTCCGAAAAATGATTCAACGACTGCCTGCCACAATTCGGCCGCAAGCGACTCGTTATGGCCATGTGGTTGGTTTTGATCAGCGAGGTCAAATCCGTTTTAACTTACAAGATCCTCAAGGTGGGTATGCCCATGTCACCGGGGCCCTGTTGCAGGGGGATACCCTTTATTTATCAAGCTTGCATCAACCTGCCATCGCCCTACTCCCTTGGCCGCTAATTGCTAATGACTAA
- a CDS encoding ectonucleotide pyrophosphatase/phosphodiesterase yields MLRVFQAILLVAVLTPVTATAQDLKPYLLVISIDGMRWDYLDVHQPTNLLAFAQHSAQVKHLIPAYPSKTFPNHYSLVTGLYPQHHGIVGNRFYSPELGREYNMRDARTVTDGKFYGGVPIWSLAEQQGLKSAVYFWPGSEAEIAGERPSYYKKYSSKVSSSKRIKQVIDWFELPENERPQYVSVYFSSVDSVGHSNGPFHPRTGKTLRKLDVRIGQLLAEIETLPMAVNVIITSDHGMRSLVDMPKVLIDRRLGAWRKARASFRVIGNGSLIQFYHQGGGDKTAELAKLRSVLDGFDDSQFYTREEIPAELNFSEHSAIGDAVLMSNSHYLTYRDAKPAPAGGHGFDPNIDPDMHTLLLASGPAFQPQVVVDSADNVDLYPLMAQILGLTIEQPIDGELKILRPLLKPD; encoded by the coding sequence ATGTTGAGAGTGTTCCAAGCTATTCTGCTGGTAGCAGTATTGACCCCAGTAACAGCTACGGCACAAGATTTGAAACCTTATCTACTGGTGATATCAATCGACGGTATGCGTTGGGATTACCTCGATGTTCATCAACCCACTAACCTGCTGGCGTTTGCACAACATAGCGCACAGGTGAAGCACCTCATTCCTGCGTATCCTAGTAAAACCTTTCCAAATCACTATAGCTTGGTGACCGGTTTATATCCGCAGCATCACGGCATTGTTGGTAACCGTTTTTATAGCCCAGAGCTGGGGCGAGAATACAACATGCGTGACGCTAGAACGGTGACTGACGGAAAATTCTATGGCGGCGTACCAATTTGGTCGTTGGCGGAACAACAGGGGCTAAAATCAGCGGTGTACTTTTGGCCGGGCTCAGAAGCTGAAATCGCTGGCGAACGCCCGAGTTACTATAAGAAATATTCCAGCAAGGTAAGCAGTAGTAAACGGATTAAGCAGGTGATTGATTGGTTTGAGTTGCCTGAGAACGAGCGACCGCAATATGTCTCCGTTTATTTTTCTTCGGTCGACTCGGTTGGCCACAGCAATGGACCGTTCCACCCGCGTACTGGCAAAACCCTGCGCAAACTGGACGTGCGTATCGGTCAACTATTGGCTGAGATAGAAACATTACCGATGGCGGTTAATGTCATCATCACTTCAGATCATGGTATGCGCTCGTTGGTTGATATGCCCAAGGTGTTGATTGATAGACGGCTGGGAGCATGGCGTAAGGCTCGCGCCTCGTTTCGAGTGATTGGCAATGGTTCATTGATTCAGTTTTATCATCAAGGTGGCGGCGATAAAACCGCAGAGTTAGCGAAATTGCGCTCTGTGCTGGATGGCTTTGATGATAGCCAGTTCTATACCCGCGAGGAGATCCCTGCTGAGCTTAACTTTTCTGAACACAGTGCGATTGGCGATGCGGTGCTGATGAGTAATAGCCACTATTTAACCTATCGTGATGCCAAACCGGCTCCGGCAGGCGGCCACGGCTTTGATCCGAACATAGACCCTGATATGCATACCCTGTTGCTGGCTTCTGGGCCTGCATTTCAACCGCAGGTGGTTGTCGATAGTGCTGACAATGTTGATCTATACCCATTAATGGCGCAGATATTAGGTTTGACCATTGAGCAACCAATCGATGGTGAATTGAAAATTTTGCGGCCATTACTTAAGCCTGATTGA